The genomic window ATACGGGACTTTTCCCTAACTTACTCCATGGaatttgtatatttattcGTCCTATGTTACCATGGATTATCTTAAAGGACAGATCTAATATTTCGGTTATTTGCGGCTTAAGCTTCAGGTTCTCTAGAACTATGTTGCCAGACCATACCCCCAAGTGCAGGTTCCTCTCAATCCCCTCGACATAAGGCGCGAGGAACTTATTCAGTAGCTTTTCAACTAATGACTCCAACATTTTTACCACCTGTAGAGCCTCTACGTGGGTCGTTTCCTCCCCTTTCTTCCGCTGCTTCTACTCCCGTTTACCACTCGTTTGGAAAACGTTTGAATTTCCACGCATTGAGAAGAGTATCTCCTATAAATTGAATCATGGAGCGGTAGCACACGGGGATAAAAGCGATCGTGCCTTGGCATATCTCATTGTTTACAAGTATGTGTAAACTTTAACGTAAGCTTCTGCTTCGTTTCTTATactattatattttattctatttattttctgtttGTAATATCATTCTCCTAGGAGCTAGGATGATAAAATGacattttataatatatatacccccTTGAGGGATGtatattttcgaaaaatattACAGTTCTGCTAAACTGTTCATGATAAATTTGCACAACTgcctcacaaaaaaaaaatgattatatTGTCATAATAATTACATGAAGCAAAGTATACAGAGTGATGGGCACTAAGTCGGGAAATGCCAATTTTGTTGGTTGCTATTTGGAAAAAGTTCTTCCACATGTGCCACGTGTATATGAATATGCATGTACGTGTATAAACACATATCTGCaacagaaatggaagaaaaacatttttttacaagtacaaaaCCCCTTGCACTGGAAAAAAGAGCGGCGGGATTAATTGGTGTTCCTTGGTTATGCGCACttaatgtgtacatttgcaTTTTCAAGCacgttattttttacatttttcccgCATATAAAATTCTTGCAAAATGTGCTGCATAACAATTCCTGCTTTTCCGCTGTTACACAAAAGGGCAGCCAGGATGAGCTCCTTTCTCGCAACACTTACTGGCATGTATGTACAAGCGCGTGGGggcacatacacatgcaaAAAGCGAACGTGCGAATAAAGGCAAACCCCAACCCCGCAAAACATACACTCAGTATTTTTCTATGCCTGCCTATAATGCGTCCTTTCTGCGGCGTAGTCATCAAACAGTTATTACTTTATAATAAGTGCcaatgttgaaaaaaaaaaaagttgcgaACTGTTAAGtttaaataaggaaaaatgatctttttttcttttttttacatgaacaggtcatacattctgtgcatttttaagcgaaaatttttttttttttttttctataactTCAAATTTTAgctgtttcttttatttttacatgaacAGATCACACATTTTGCGCTATTAACTGCAAATTTGGCTTTCCCTTTACGGAGGCAACGGTTTGTCCCATATTTTCCAACAAGTTAATATATCCTTTTTGCTAATTCGAGAAAAGACCGAGTAAATAATGTTCATAAAGGAACCAAAATGACCCCTTATTTTAACTCCCCTTTGCCATTCGAAGGAATTGATACAAATGGGGGGATAAAAGACTTTTCGACGGAGCAGGCTCATTGTATACCCATAAAAATAGGGCTTCGTAGACCCATCAGACAAACGCATTATTCGATATGCGTACAAATAAGAAAGGCCCCCCTTCATGATCTTTCTTACATGCTGACATGAAATACAGCGCGATTAAGTTGGCAAAGTTATTCTCTCAAAAAGTAGGCAAACGGATAGGAGGTATAAAGATGACGCGAAATGGACGAATCAGTTTGTTCAACCATGATATGCCTTTCACCCGTGCATTTAAATTTCCCCGCCTCATATATTGCTtaaattggaaaatttaatatataaaaacagTCTatgcattccattttttccttttttttgttcacttaATATGTAAAGCTgacaattttattaataaataaaacatatCGAAGGATAACAAAAATTTAATCTAACGTTAATAAGTTGATAAAatagcaaaattttttaactttaaacattaattggaaaaaattaaaaaataagaaaaacaTAACAATATTAGTAATCACACTTGAGAACATTGGAAACGGAAAGATATATGCCCATGTAAACACTtgaaaatacacataaatactTAATTAAAAGCTACATAGCAACAATTACAAAGGATTCGCAACAGTAGCACGAATAACACCTTATCTCGATATAGGGGCAGTGGTGGAAGGATTGTactcatttaaaaataactCCCCtttcaaatggggaaagaatcatttcagaaaaaatgtataaaacaTGATATGATACAATGTGATATAACGTGACATACTGCGATATGATATAATATGCGCCTTTTCACGTGACATCACACATACTACATACGCATATAAGAAAACGTTTATTCAAACTTCtaggcaaaaaataaatgcttaAGACGAGGGTCTGGGGAACCATGACATGTGAAAATGGGGGACTTGAATATGCGGTATTCGGCATGCGATACGAGATAAACTGCAGGGAATAGGGCTTGGCCATATGGCATAAGCTTTGCGCTCTACGCGTCATGCAAAGTGCAGATTCGTGCtgcaaagaaatatataataactaCTTCGTTAAAACCGTTTAGTTATTTAATTCCTCTTTTCAAATCTTCTGTTGTTCCACATAGGCGTCTCATGGTAGTTCCTCCGGTAGGACGATCTGAATCTGTCTCCGCCTCGACCTGTCCTATCTgcgaaggggggaaaaaagtagtTCAATGTTGGGAAGTCGAAGAACAAAAGGGAGAGCCAAATGACTCATTCAGCAGAATGGGCAATATATCCCAACATGAGTAGAggcaaaatgaagggaaaccTTTCCCCCATATGCCCCATTATGTgggtgaaataaaaaaaactcacaTTTTCGTCTATAGGACTTTTCCTTTAGTATTTGATCAGCAGTCATGACATTCACGTCCTTATCATCTATAGGTGCTTGGTAAcctatttcctttttgtctACATTTgtatcattttttgttaaaatgatTTTTATGCAAGGGACGGTGGTTCTGAATTCAATTATTCTATTTTCCGTTTCCTTATTCTTGTCGTTTTCTTCACCCTCTTCGTGTTCTTCTCCCtctacttcatttttctcttcctcttcctcctccttctcatCCTTCTTTGCGGCAAGTGGGTCTTCTCTGCAAAGGGGTACAAAAATTGGGGTACGTTTGCATGTTGATTAGGCTTCAACATATTCTTATGCGCATTTACGCCTTAAATGAGCGCAATCTACCTGACAGGTAAGGCGGCCACGCAAAGTATGCACTGCGCGGAAACGCTCTATGTATGCGCTTCCATCATGCCTACCTCCTAATGATGTGCTCCTTCTCGTAAATCTTGGTACATTGATGTAATCCCTTGGCCCTCCTCTTGACCATCTCGGCCACGTTGACCACCGAGGTGATGGCCTTGCCGACGCCAGACAAGATCACGTCATCGTGCGTTTCAAACAGGACAATTGCTTTGTAGACGTAATCTAGAGCATCGCTCTTGTAGCTTACTCGAATTTCATTATCCAATTTGGTGTCGCTCTTCGTGCTACCGGGCATGTTGGAGTACGTGGGGGGCGGCGAATTTGTGAAGGGATGAACGAAGGGGGTCTATCGGCGGGTATGCAAATTGGCGCTGCGTGGCGGAGAAAGTCAATTGAAGCGAAACAAAAAATCAGTTAGACGTCAACCatgcgtgaaaaaaaaaagctcaTCAATCTGGAAATGTAGACGACGCAAAGGACTCGCAGATGGAACGATAAATAAATTGGgctaaataaaaaactgTAGAACAActcttaaaaataaatataccgCTTACGCGTTGACAAAAAGTGAAATGTATGTAACCcacaaatgaggaaaaaattgttaaaagaATTGCATccaatgatttttttcttgaaatggattaattattttttggcaTGCACGGGGGGACAGACAACAAGCAAATTGGCAAATCATAGAATCAAATCACCGAAAGGGGGAACTAGAagattgtaaaaataaacaggtaaatggggaaaaatgtttagtgggaaaaaaataaatggttAAATATCAAATTAGCAAATTGGTAAATtgacaaattgaaaaactgACAAATAAAGATCTATATGAGATCACGcaaaaacgggaaaaataaaaaagaatcaagaaattaatttttcaaaaatttaaattaaatctaaaatacatatataataacataTTGTTTGATATAAAAAATCGGGTAACAAATGTAAttaaaatcaaaaaaaaaaaaaaaaaaaaaaaaaaagattttttcatatatatttttttctcccttttttatatcgCTGCATGTAGTAAGAAACACCATGAACCTATAGAGCATACAATATTTATCTGCATTATACTTCTTTTTAAGACTGGGGGAGTTGGacgctccttttttaattatatttttttgcatgtattTCGCGCCGTTCTATATATCATTTTGCATACCTTTTGCATACAAACTTTGTTATACCACcattgctccttttttgaaatttttttttttgttcttgtcagcacctttttttcgcgtttttattttttttatcgcccccttttttcgcggttcttatatattttttatggcctttttttttgtcgtttttttcctacctGCGCAATCACCACCCGTTTTACCGTTgcttaatttcttcttttttaaaagtggcaaaacaatttttcttttataatttaaattCCCCGTTTTGCAAAAGTTCAATCCCTCCgcttgtcattttttccaaattgaaCAACAAATACCCAAATGCAGATCCGCTATGGTCGCACGAGGCAAAAAGTGGCCATGCgcgcaattttatttttcatcttttgGAAGTAGTTAAAATTAACTGAGTGTTATACAAcggcatacaaaaaaaaaaaaaaaaaaaaagaacaaacaaaaaaattgatatCTACGTATGCACGCGTCATCTGCAACGAGCATTACGCGTTTGTACATTCGAAGCAAATATACTTATTACGTATGTTGGAGTAGACAGCTGTACATTTCCCGCGATCATGTTTCTTAGCCCCAATCCGTTTTGCATACCCAGCAAAAGGATCTCGTAATACGCACATAGGATGTGGTAGACGAAAGGAGCAAACCATCCCTGTACAATGGTGCGTCTATCCATATGTTCACCAAATGAGTGGTAAAAATCTCGCACCCAGGGAATTCCCGCGTCTCCTTTGTCGTTTAAAAGAATTCCTAAACCTCGCATTGCTGAAAAGGTGGtatagaaaatgaaaaaaaaaggtccctCCCCCCCAGgtcttgtaaaaaaatttcgccTGAAGAACACAAATATGATAGCGCGCCGTAGGTGAGTTCTTAGGCAAATGGTAAGTTTGACTCCTTCTAGGGGGCGAactaaaaaggggggatctCCATGTCATTGTTTTTCCGGACCCTTTGCATTCCGCAGGGGTTCGCGACTGGACTTGCTGATCGGCTCACCTGAAGTGACGCCCCTTCTTCACGGCCACATTCTTCCAGGGTGCCATTTGGAAGGACGCGCATTTTTCCAAATGAGGTAATCATCGATAATTCCCCTCCGCGCGGAACAAAAAGTTTGTTAAGAGCATTTGTACCCACTGTTACCCTATTAACGCGTAAAAACTATCGAATTCATTATAAAGGTGGACACATTTTATGAAGTTCGCGTTATATTTTAAAGTCATATATTATGCCATTCCATGTATTATCGTGGCAAAATTATGCAACCCAAAGGTACAAGTATACGGAACATGAACATCAGAAGTGCGTAAAATGTGCGCGAATTATCCACCAAGAAAAGGATATAATATATTCGATTTTAATGCTTAATGAAAGGTACATAATATTTAAAGTTTAGGTTTTTTtagaattatttatttttttttttttgtgaattactagtcaaaatttttatgtcttaattttgttattaaGAGAACACGTCAAATGttagggaatttttttaattgtacttttttaaataaatctACAGAACCTTGTATGTATTGTAACACATTTTCTGTTCACATGATTATGTGCAAGTGCAAACCatttgaacaattttttttttgtattattccTTATAATTGACCATTTATGAAAATAATACTTTTCCAATAGTTCGAAATAAGTAGTGGGATTAATATTATCAGTGCTAgtctttttatattcttttaaaaacaaaaaaaatgagcaccGCTTTTTGTGGTCCTCGCTTCTTCATTTCAATAtgtcttttaattttttttaaaaagaatcaTATGAAAAACAATTTTGCAGGCTCATTAGGACAACAAGGAATaactgaaaaaattgtagtTTACGGGAAGCCTTAGTTTCTacaccctttttatttttccttatatttttacattttttcttttataaatgtaataaaaTGTAAATCAAAGAAGCAACCATATTTAACACCCTTTTATTTAACCTAATACATTCTTATACAatctgaaattttttttgcgcgcgCACACATTCTAATTTAGTGTTATATAATggtacgcacatatataagccGTTTTAATATTCCGAATTAGGATTACTTCACTGCATCACTAGCAATgtatggaagggaaaaaaacgcaaagaAATTAGAGTAAAAGCGTAATTTAAATTCTGGAGAATAtgtaaagggaaggaaggggagtcATCGGGGTTCGAAAGAAAATGAGATAGAAttcaatttcttctcctttgcgCAAAGGTGTAATTATAGGTCCCATAGCGCACCATTATTAGTAgcgctatttttttgtgcttttatTACTCAAGGTCAATTATATCACAATTATCAATATAACTCTGTTTGTAGGAATTATGGAATAAATTTATGTTATTcaaagtaaggaaaaaatacatcaaACCACACTTGTAAGTAAAGAACTTCCACAGGAATGAGCAATTAACATAGAAAGCTTTAAGAAATAGGAAGGAGTATATATTCTGGTACTTTAATGAGTTTACTATCCATGGagaaattataatatataggAGAAGAGGTCTACACCTTTGTATGATTACATTATATGCAACATACTGAATGAAATAACATCGCATCATGTTGTGGTTATTGTGGAAGTTTGGGTGAATGTACACTAGTATAATACATGGGGCacatattacatacgttgataagctATATTTCGGTG from Plasmodium coatneyi strain Hackeri chromosome 12, complete sequence includes these protein-coding regions:
- a CDS encoding ALBA-like protein, encoding MPGSTKSDTKLDNEIRVSYKSDALDYVYKAIVLFETHDDVILSGVGKAITSVVNVAEMVKRRAKGLHQCTKIYEKEHIIRREDPLAAKKDEKEEEEEEKNEVEGEEHEEGEENDKNKETENRIIEFRTTVPCIKIILTKNDTNVDKKEIGYQAPIDDKDVNVMTADQILKEKSYRRKYRTGRGGDRFRSSYRRNYHETPMWNNRRFEKRN